The Halobaculum magnesiiphilum genome contains the following window.
CGAGTCCGGCCGTCGCCGGTTCGTCAAGGGCGTCGTTGGCGGAGCGGCCCTCGCGGGCGTCGGGGCCACCGGGTCGGCTGCCGTCAACAGCCTCACCACCTCCCCGGGGCGCGGCGGGGGGGCCACCGAGGCGATGGCGATCGAGAACACCGCGGGCCCGGCGCCGCGCGGCATGCCGCAGGTCCCCATCGAGATCCAAAGCGACGGGACGATCCAGGGCGTCTGGCCGGAGGTGAGCCAGGAGACGGTGCAGGGCCAGACGATCAACGTCGCCGAGATGGATCTGGGCGGCAAGACGTACTCCACGGAGTGGTTCCAGTACTGCGGCGTCGAGACGTACGAGGGGATCCAGCCGACCTACGAGTCGGACAACGTGTTCTACGTCGGCAGCGCCCCCGGCTTCGAGTGGCAAAACGACATCGAGGCCGGCACCGCCCTCAACATCAGCATGTTCGACGACTACGAGACGTGGGGCAACGGGGTCGGCGTCGCCGGCATCGGCAAGCCCGGCACCGCCAACTGGCGTTCCCAGGACACCGAGGACACGATCCCGGTGAACGTCCTCCGGTCGACGATCATCGAGCAGCTCGCGGAGAACGGGCAGGCGCCCGCCCCGGACCAGGACGAGCCGTACACCGTTACCTCGGACGTCCAGCAGTGGCTCCAGGCGTCGACCTCCCAGGGCGTCATCGCGTGGCTCAACAAGTGCACCCACTTCTGTTGCGTGCCCGGCTTCAAGGCCGAGGGCGGCACGAAGTTCAACGCGGCCAACGAGGTGTACTGCCCGTGCCACCAGTCGGTGTATGAGCCGTTCAGCATCGTCCCGACGCTGTTCACCGCGCGCCCGCGCCCCGACGAGTAGACGCGCGCCGACCCGCACCCGACCGCTTTTCCTCGCCCCCCGCGACGACCCGCCCGTGAGCGACGACACCCCCGACGCGACCGACGGCGACGACCCCGACAGCGACGACCCCGACGGGGACGCGTCCGACAGCGACGCGCCCGCGGACCGGACGTTCGAGCGCGAACTGGCGGCCGCTCGCGCCCTCCTCGAGGACGCCGACGACCTCACCGCGCTCCACGTCGGCGTGGTCCGCGGCGACCGCGTGGACACCACGACCGCCCGCCGCAGCGAGGGCGAGCAGGCGGGACTGGAGACGCTGGCGCTGTTGGCCTCTCACCTCCGCACGGTCGCGAACGAGGCCGGCGTCGACGTCGAGACGGTCGCCGGCGACGCCGCCAGCCTCGCGAACGAGGTCGAGGAGTTCCCGACGGACCCGACCGCCGTCCGCGACGATGACGGCGACGGCGACCGCGACGGCGACGACGCGGAGTAGGTCGCGACCGACGGTCCGTGTTCGAGACCGACAGCCGCGCTCGACCGCCACACACGCCAGCGACGCCCACGTGTCCGCCGCCCGCGACAGCCTTATTGCGATGCACACATTCGTACATCGTACAACCAACACCGACAACGGTGGTTCACAATGAGTATACAAGATCACATCGAGCGCGTGACGGAGGGGGAGGACCTGAGCGTCGCGGCGGCCCGCGAGGCGTCGACGGCAGTGTTCGAGGGGGCGACCGAGGCGCAGATCGGCGCGTTGCTCGCGGGGTTGCGCGCGAAAGGCGAGACGGAGGCCGAGATCGCCGGGTTCGCACAGGGGATGCGCGAGGCCGCGCGGACGATCGAGCCCGACGCCGGCCCGCTCGTCGACACCTGCGGCACCGGCGGCGACGACTACGACACGATCAACGTCTCGACCACGTCGGCGATCGTCGCCGCCGGGGCGGGCGTCACCGTCGCCAAGCACGGCAACTACTCCGTCTCCTCGTCGTCGGGCTCGGCGGACGTGCTGGAGGTTGCGGGCGTCGAGGTCGACGCCGAGCCGCCGGCCGTCGAGGACGCCATCGAGCGCGACGGCATCGGCTTCATGCTCGCGACGGTGTTCCACCCCGCGATGAAGGCCGTCATCGGCCCGCGCCAAGAGCTCGGGATGCGGACGATCTTCAACGTCCTCGGGCCGCTCACCAACCCCGCGGGCGCCGACGCGCAGGTGCTCGGCGTGTACGACCCGGATCTCGTCCCGGTCATCGCCGAGTCGCTCACGCACATGCCCGTCGAGCGCGCGCTCGTCGTCCACGGCGACGGCGCCGACGAGATCGGGCTCCACGGTCCGACGACGGTCGCCGAGGTCGACGGCGACGAGGTCACCGAGTTCACCCTCACCCCCGAGGACATCGGCCTCGACCGCGCCCCCGTCGCCGACATCGCCGGCGGCACCCCCGAGGAGAACGCCGAGGACCTGACGGGGATCGTCCGCGGCGACGTGACCGGCCCGAAGCGCGACGTGATCCTCGCGAACGCGGGCGCCGCGATCTACGTCGCCGGCCTCGCCGACTCGATCGAGGAGGGAACCGAGGTGGCGGCGAACGCCATCGACGAGGGCGACGCCGCCGCGACGTTCGAGGCGCTCCGGAGCTGATGGTCCGCGTGAAGATCTGCGGCGTCACCAACGGCGCCGACCTCCGCGCGGTCGCCGACGCCGGCGCCGACGCCGTCGGCGTCATCTCCGAGGTGTCGGTCGACACGCCCCGCGAGGTCGACCTCGCGCAGGCGGCGGACCTGCTGTCGATGGCGCCGCCGCTGCTCACGACGGTGCTCGTCACGATGCCCGAGACCGCCGGGGACGCCGTCGACGCCGTCCGGACCGTGACGCCGGACGTGGTCCAGCTCCACGGCGAGTTTTCGCCCGAGGAGATCGGCTACATCCGCGCGGAGACCGAGACGAAGGTCGTCCCGGTGGTCGACTACGACGAGCCCGACCGCGCGCGGAAGCTGGACGAGGCAGCGGACGCGCTGCTGGTCGACTCGACCGACGAGGACGGCGGCGGCGGCACCGGGGAAACGGGCGACTGGACGGCCGCGGCCGACCTGCGCCGAGAGCTCGTCTCCCCGGTCGTACTGGCGGGCGGCCTGACCCCCGAGAACGTCGCCGACGCGGCCGCGACCGTCGAGCCGTTCGCCGTCGACGTCGCCAGCGGCGTCGAGCGCTCGCCCGGCGCGAAGGACCACGCGGCCGTCTCGCGGTTCGTCCGCAACGCCGGGCGCGCGCTCGGCGAGGCCGAGGAGGTGTACGAGTGACCCGCGAGGGCGAGCAGAGCGAGCCCGGCGTTCACCTCTCGCGCTCCCGCGAGGCGTTCGTCGACCTGGTCGAGTCGACCGACTGCGACGGCCCGTGCGTCGTCCACGCGACCGCCGAGTTGGGCGTCGACGTGGAGCCGCTGACCGCCTACGCGGCGCTCGCGGATCGCTCGAACCACTCGTTCCTGCTGGAGAGCGCCGAGAAGGTCGCCTCCAGCGACCCCGACGGCGCGTTCGCGCCGAGTTCGCGCGGCCGCGCCGGCACCGGAAGCGACGGCGGCGACGCGAGGAGCGACGGCGGCACCGACGGCACCGCCGAGCGCCACGCGCGCTACTCGTTCGTCGGCTACGACCCCGAGGCGGTGATCGCGGTCGGCCCCGACGGCACCGACCTTCAGCGGCTGGGACCGGCCGCCGACTACGTCGACGTTCGCGGCCCCGCCGCCGGCGACACCGTCGACCGCGTGCGCGCCGCCCTGCCCGACCTCGACCGCGTGGGCTTCCCGGACAACGACCGCCAGACGCTCGACGGCGGGCTCGTCGGTTTCCTCGCGTACGACGCGGTGTACGACCTGTGGCTCGGGGAGGTCGGCGTCGACCGCCCCGACCCCGTCGTGCCGGACGCCGAGTTCGTGCTCACCACCAGAACGCTCGCGTTCGACGACCGCGAGGGGAGCGTCTCGCTCGTGTTCACGCCGATCGTCGGCGACGACGACCCCGGCGCGGTGTACGACCGCCTGGCCGACGAGGCGGCCGATGTGGCGTCGACCCTCCGGAACGCCGAGGCGCCCGCGACGGGCGGCGTCCGCGTCGACCGCGAGACGGCCGGCCCGCGCGAGGAGTACGAGGACGCCGTCCGCGAGACGAAGGAGGCCGTCCTCGACGGCGAGGTGTACCAGGGCGTGATCTCCCGCACGCGGACGCTGGAGGGCGAGGTGGACGACCTCGGCCTGTACGAGTCGCTTCGGGCGGTGAACCCCTCGCCGTACATGTACCTGCTGCGCCACGGCGACCGCTCGGTGATCGGCGCGTCCCCGGAGACGCTCGTCTCCGTCGACGGCGACCGCGTCGTCTCCAACCCCATCGCGGGCACGATCCGGCGGGGGACCTCGCCCGTCGAGGACCGGAAGCTGGCGGGCGAGTTGTTGGCTGACGGCAAGGAGCGCGCCGAGCACACGATGCTCGTGGACCTGGCGCGCAACGACGTTCGCCGCGTGAGCGAGGCGGGGAGCGTCCGCGTCGAGGAGTTCATGAACGTCCTGAAGTACAGCCACGTCCAGCACATCGAGTCGACCGTGACTGGGACGGTCGCGGCCGACGCGGACGCCTTCGACGCGACGCGGGCGACGTTCCCCGCGGGCACCCTCACCGGCGCGCCGAAGGTGCGGGCGATGGAGCTGATCGACGAGCTGGAGCTGGAGCCGCGGGGGGTGTACGGCGGCGGCGTCGGCTACTACTCGTGGACCGGCGACGCCGACTTCGCGATCGTGATCCGGACGGCGACGGTGGAACACGGCGTGCCGCGAAGCGGCACGGGAAGTCGAGCGACGGAGCCGCGAGACGGCGGGGTCGGCCCCGACCGCCTGACCGTCCGCGCGGGCGCCGGCGTCGTCGCCGACTCGGACCCGGCCAGCGAGTACGAGGAGACCGAGCAGAAGATGGCCGGCGTGCTCGACGCCGTCGACCGGATCCGGGTCGAGCGCGCGGCGCGAAGTCGTTCGAGAGCCGAAGGCTCTCGTGATGACGAGACGCAAAGCGTCTCGAACCACGCCGCGGACGGCCGAGCGGCGGAGCCGCGAGACGACGACGGCGACGGGACCGAGGACGAGGGTGAGCAGCCGACGGAGACCTCGACGGACACCCCGGAGGTGGACCGGTGAACGTCACCGTCGTCGACAACTACGACTCGTTCACGTACAACCTCGTGGAGTACGTCTCCGACCTCCGGATCGACGGCGAGACGCCCGAGATCACGGTGCTGAAGAACGCCGCGACGCTGGCGGAGGTGCGCGACACCGACCCCGACGCGCTCCTCATCTCGCCGGGACCGGGCCACCCGAAGAACGACCGGGACGTGGGCGTCTCCGCGCCCGTCCTCCGCGAGCTGTCGCCCGAGGTGCCGACGCTGGGCGTCTGTCTCGGCCTGGAGGCCGCGGTGTACGAGTACGGGGGCAGCGTCGGCCACGCGCCCGAGCCGGTCCACGGGAAAGCGTTCCCCGTCGACCACGACGGCGCGGGCGTGTTCGCCGGGCTGGCGCAGGGCTTCCGGGCGGGTCGCTACCACTCGCTGATCGCCACCGAGGTGCCCGACTGCTTCGCCGTCACGGC
Protein-coding sequences here:
- a CDS encoding Rieske 2Fe-2S domain-containing protein yields the protein MSADDDKYPGESGRRRFVKGVVGGAALAGVGATGSAAVNSLTTSPGRGGGATEAMAIENTAGPAPRGMPQVPIEIQSDGTIQGVWPEVSQETVQGQTINVAEMDLGGKTYSTEWFQYCGVETYEGIQPTYESDNVFYVGSAPGFEWQNDIEAGTALNISMFDDYETWGNGVGVAGIGKPGTANWRSQDTEDTIPVNVLRSTIIEQLAENGQAPAPDQDEPYTVTSDVQQWLQASTSQGVIAWLNKCTHFCCVPGFKAEGGTKFNAANEVYCPCHQSVYEPFSIVPTLFTARPRPDE
- the trpD gene encoding anthranilate phosphoribosyltransferase; translated protein: MSIQDHIERVTEGEDLSVAAAREASTAVFEGATEAQIGALLAGLRAKGETEAEIAGFAQGMREAARTIEPDAGPLVDTCGTGGDDYDTINVSTTSAIVAAGAGVTVAKHGNYSVSSSSGSADVLEVAGVEVDAEPPAVEDAIERDGIGFMLATVFHPAMKAVIGPRQELGMRTIFNVLGPLTNPAGADAQVLGVYDPDLVPVIAESLTHMPVERALVVHGDGADEIGLHGPTTVAEVDGDEVTEFTLTPEDIGLDRAPVADIAGGTPEENAEDLTGIVRGDVTGPKRDVILANAGAAIYVAGLADSIEEGTEVAANAIDEGDAAATFEALRS
- a CDS encoding phosphoribosylanthranilate isomerase; the protein is MVRVKICGVTNGADLRAVADAGADAVGVISEVSVDTPREVDLAQAADLLSMAPPLLTTVLVTMPETAGDAVDAVRTVTPDVVQLHGEFSPEEIGYIRAETETKVVPVVDYDEPDRARKLDEAADALLVDSTDEDGGGGTGETGDWTAAADLRRELVSPVVLAGGLTPENVADAAATVEPFAVDVASGVERSPGAKDHAAVSRFVRNAGRALGEAEEVYE
- the trpE gene encoding anthranilate synthase component I yields the protein MTREGEQSEPGVHLSRSREAFVDLVESTDCDGPCVVHATAELGVDVEPLTAYAALADRSNHSFLLESAEKVASSDPDGAFAPSSRGRAGTGSDGGDARSDGGTDGTAERHARYSFVGYDPEAVIAVGPDGTDLQRLGPAADYVDVRGPAAGDTVDRVRAALPDLDRVGFPDNDRQTLDGGLVGFLAYDAVYDLWLGEVGVDRPDPVVPDAEFVLTTRTLAFDDREGSVSLVFTPIVGDDDPGAVYDRLADEAADVASTLRNAEAPATGGVRVDRETAGPREEYEDAVRETKEAVLDGEVYQGVISRTRTLEGEVDDLGLYESLRAVNPSPYMYLLRHGDRSVIGASPETLVSVDGDRVVSNPIAGTIRRGTSPVEDRKLAGELLADGKERAEHTMLVDLARNDVRRVSEAGSVRVEEFMNVLKYSHVQHIESTVTGTVAADADAFDATRATFPAGTLTGAPKVRAMELIDELELEPRGVYGGGVGYYSWTGDADFAIVIRTATVEHGVPRSGTGSRATEPRDGGVGPDRLTVRAGAGVVADSDPASEYEETEQKMAGVLDAVDRIRVERAARSRSRAEGSRDDETQSVSNHAADGRAAEPRDDDGDGTEDEGEQPTETSTDTPEVDR
- the trpG gene encoding anthranilate synthase component II; amino-acid sequence: MNVTVVDNYDSFTYNLVEYVSDLRIDGETPEITVLKNAATLAEVRDTDPDALLISPGPGHPKNDRDVGVSAPVLRELSPEVPTLGVCLGLEAAVYEYGGSVGHAPEPVHGKAFPVDHDGAGVFAGLAQGFRAGRYHSLIATEVPDCFAVTATTDHDGEELVMGVRHREHPIEAVQFHPESVLTAVGHDVIENFLRGV